From Candidatus Methylomirabilota bacterium, a single genomic window includes:
- a CDS encoding TetR/AcrR family transcriptional regulator, translating to MRDPDKPQQIIEAAVRVFARKGYYNSRVSDIAREAGIAAGTIYLYFKTKDDILVTLFRDKMAEFVGALRKAIAGEPDAARKVRRLVALHFSMLEENPDLAEVVQVELRQGQKFFRGASSQEIGAYFALIGSVLEEGVAQGRFRSDLPVKVATKMLFGAMDQMATSWVLGKRGYQLVDTADAVAEIFLQGVAAPTA from the coding sequence ATGCGTGACCCAGACAAGCCGCAGCAGATCATCGAGGCCGCCGTGCGGGTCTTCGCCCGCAAGGGCTACTACAACTCGCGCGTGTCCGACATCGCCCGCGAGGCCGGCATCGCCGCCGGTACCATCTACCTCTACTTCAAGACCAAGGACGATATCCTGGTCACGCTCTTCCGCGACAAGATGGCCGAGTTCGTCGGCGCGCTGCGGAAAGCCATCGCCGGCGAGCCCGACGCCGCCCGTAAGGTTCGCCGGCTCGTGGCGCTGCACTTCTCCATGCTCGAGGAGAATCCCGATCTTGCCGAGGTTGTGCAGGTGGAGCTGCGCCAGGGGCAGAAGTTCTTCCGCGGCGCCTCCAGCCAGGAGATCGGCGCCTACTTCGCCCTGATCGGCTCCGTGCTCGAGGAAGGCGTGGCCCAAGGACGCTTCCGGTCCGATCTGCCCGTCAAGGTCGCCACGAAGATGCTGTTCGGGGCCATGGACCAGATGGCGACGTCCTGGGTGCTCGGCAAGCGCGGCTACCAGCTCGTGGACACGGCCGACGCCGTCGCCGAGATTTTCCTTCAGGGCGTCGCCGCCCCCACCGCATAG
- a CDS encoding threonine/serine dehydratase has translation MKSAIGIEDVRAAAARLKGRIHRTPVITSRSFDDLCGWSVFFKCENLQRAGAFKIRGALNKLLTLTAEERARGVVGFSSGNHAQGVALAARLTGASAIILMPTDAPALKVAATKGYGAEVVYYDRQTEDREARAADLVAKTGRVLVPPYDDPAIMAGQGTAALELFEDVPDLDALLTPVGGGGLMAGCSTVAKALRPAMQIYGVEADTANDTYLSFKKGERVTIAPPPTIADGIRNLSPGALTFPINKQNLAGVLLVSDKEISEAVRFLLLRCKILVEPTGAVPAAAVLTGKLPMPKGSRVGVVLSGGNIDPALLAAILTQS, from the coding sequence ATGAAGAGCGCGATCGGCATCGAGGACGTGCGCGCCGCGGCGGCCCGCCTCAAGGGACGCATTCACCGCACGCCCGTCATCACGAGCCGTTCGTTCGACGATCTGTGCGGCTGGTCCGTCTTCTTCAAGTGCGAGAATCTCCAGCGGGCGGGCGCCTTCAAGATCCGCGGCGCGCTCAACAAGCTTCTGACGCTCACCGCCGAGGAGCGCGCGCGCGGCGTCGTCGGCTTCTCCTCTGGCAACCACGCCCAGGGCGTGGCCCTCGCCGCCAGGCTGACCGGCGCATCGGCCATCATCCTGATGCCGACCGACGCGCCGGCCTTGAAGGTGGCGGCCACGAAGGGCTACGGCGCGGAGGTGGTCTACTACGACAGACAGACCGAGGACCGCGAGGCGCGCGCCGCGGACCTGGTGGCGAAGACGGGCCGCGTCCTCGTCCCGCCCTACGACGATCCCGCGATCATGGCGGGGCAGGGGACGGCGGCGCTCGAGCTGTTCGAAGACGTCCCCGACCTCGACGCGCTCCTGACGCCCGTGGGCGGGGGCGGGCTCATGGCCGGCTGCAGCACGGTGGCGAAGGCGCTCCGTCCGGCGATGCAGATCTACGGCGTGGAGGCGGACACCGCCAACGACACCTATCTCTCCTTCAAGAAGGGCGAGCGCGTGACCATCGCGCCGCCGCCCACCATCGCCGACGGCATCCGCAACCTCTCGCCCGGGGCGCTGACCTTCCCGATCAACAAGCAGAATCTCGCCGGCGTGCTGCTGGTCTCGGACAAGGAGATTTCCGAGGCGGTGCGCTTCCTGCTGCTCCGCTGCAAGATTCTCGTAGAGCCCACCGGCGCCGTTCCCGCCGCCGCCGTCCTCACCGGCAAGCTGCCCATGCCCAAGGGCTCCCGGGTCGGCGTCGTCCTGTCTGGCGGCAATATCGACCCCGCCCTCCTCGCAGCGATCCTCACTCAGAGCTAG
- a CDS encoding cytochrome c, producing MAIGLIAIAVLLHAASPALAASPAEIARGKYIFGATGGCGCHTEPKGAANAGGRKYDGPFGTVYSPNITPDTKTGIGGWTDEQIITAIRLGRRPNGDRILPVHPFTSFNGMAEDDLGALVAFLRTVPPVNRPNTPKKITMPMFESVFLPAWLRAFAATETPPPAAPAAGVARGEYLVRAVGHCGECHTPRSALTMAVDNSRFLAGNPKKTGPEGQATPNITPDNATGIGDWTEEQIATYLGTGKRPDGDVAGGLMEEAILGTLAGFKDMTKADLQAIARYLKSIPAVTNRIE from the coding sequence ATGGCCATCGGGTTGATAGCGATCGCCGTGCTTCTGCATGCCGCCAGCCCCGCGCTTGCGGCGTCGCCGGCCGAGATCGCCCGGGGCAAGTACATCTTCGGCGCCACGGGCGGCTGCGGCTGCCACACCGAGCCCAAGGGTGCCGCCAACGCGGGCGGCAGGAAATACGACGGGCCCTTCGGCACCGTGTACTCACCCAACATCACGCCCGACACCAAGACCGGCATCGGAGGCTGGACGGACGAGCAGATCATCACGGCGATCCGGCTCGGCCGCCGTCCCAACGGCGATCGCATCCTGCCGGTGCACCCCTTCACCTCCTTCAACGGCATGGCCGAGGATGACCTGGGGGCGCTGGTAGCCTTCCTCCGAACGGTCCCGCCGGTCAACCGGCCCAATACGCCGAAGAAGATCACGATGCCGATGTTCGAGAGCGTGTTTCTGCCCGCCTGGCTCAGGGCCTTCGCGGCGACCGAGACGCCTCCGCCCGCCGCGCCCGCCGCGGGTGTCGCGCGCGGCGAGTACCTCGTGCGCGCCGTCGGCCACTGCGGCGAGTGTCACACGCCGCGATCGGCCCTGACCATGGCCGTGGACAACTCGCGCTTCCTCGCCGGCAATCCCAAGAAGACCGGGCCCGAGGGGCAGGCGACGCCGAACATCACGCCGGATAATGCGACGGGCATCGGCGACTGGACCGAGGAGCAGATCGCGACCTACCTCGGCACGGGGAAGCGGCCGGACGGGGATGTCGCCGGCGGTCTCATGGAGGAGGCGATCCTGGGAACGCTGGCGGGCTTCAAGGACATGACGAAGGCGGATCTCCAGGCCATCGCGCGGTATCTCAAGAGCATCCCGGCGGTGACGAACAGGATCGAGTAG
- a CDS encoding PilZ domain-containing protein: MSSPNRPGQGPEVNEEALTGRERRRNPRVTVPWPAIVEDSDGRLVTGDVIDVSFSGMKLRVNSNVAVGEAVKLRVTLPRDGGELEISAEVVRRDPGGIGVNFGKLPVGVADRVKAFVPTWDLRRRAERVGIELSVQIEGHAGTTKGRTVDLSAVGARVATDDPLTPGDMVEVKLTPKDGQGPMHIRAVVWDVDARGAVLVFANLAVHDFARLRSYIDSLLVQRS; this comes from the coding sequence ATGAGTTCCCCGAACAGGCCCGGGCAGGGACCCGAGGTCAACGAAGAGGCCCTGACGGGCCGGGAGCGCAGGCGGAACCCGCGGGTGACCGTGCCGTGGCCGGCCATCGTGGAAGATTCCGACGGCCGCCTGGTGACCGGCGATGTTATCGACGTGAGCTTCTCGGGCATGAAGCTTCGCGTTAACTCGAACGTTGCCGTGGGGGAGGCCGTCAAGCTCCGCGTGACCTTGCCGCGCGACGGGGGCGAGCTCGAGATCTCGGCGGAGGTCGTCCGGCGCGACCCGGGAGGGATCGGCGTGAACTTCGGTAAGCTGCCCGTCGGCGTGGCGGATCGCGTCAAGGCCTTCGTGCCCACCTGGGACCTCCGGCGACGGGCCGAGCGCGTGGGGATCGAGCTGTCGGTGCAGATCGAAGGGCACGCCGGCACCACGAAGGGGCGCACCGTGGACCTTTCCGCCGTGGGCGCCCGTGTCGCGACTGACGACCCGCTGACGCCGGGGGACATGGTCGAGGTCAAGCTCACGCCCAAGGACGGTCAGGGGCCCATGCACATCCGGGCAGTCGTGTGGGACGTGGATGCCCGCGGCGCCGTGCTGGTCTTCGCGAACCTCGCCGTCCACGATTTCGCCCGGCTGCGTTCTTACATCGACTCGCTGCTCGTTCAGCGCAGCTGA
- a CDS encoding enoyl-CoA hydratase-related protein, giving the protein MPYETMILGREEGFAVLTLNRPPANAISEALMRELNAALSEIESDAAVKCLIITGAGDKIFCAGADLGSAFSGPDVTSFIRFGNSVLRRIERFPKPVIAAINGHALGGGCEISMACHIRILKDTARMGQTESNLGIIPGYGGTQRFPRLVGRGLALEHLILGTQLPAQECYRIGLVNRLSKEGETLNDAKALAREIVKRPPIATRLIIEAVDDGIQAPIDQALEIELRAFEKVLKTEDAGEGIQAFFQKRPAQFKGR; this is encoded by the coding sequence ATGCCGTACGAGACCATGATCCTGGGCCGCGAGGAGGGTTTCGCGGTCCTGACCCTCAATCGCCCGCCCGCCAACGCCATCAGCGAGGCGCTGATGAGGGAGCTGAACGCCGCGCTGTCCGAGATCGAGTCCGACGCCGCCGTGAAGTGCCTCATCATCACGGGCGCCGGGGACAAGATCTTCTGCGCCGGCGCCGACCTGGGCTCGGCTTTCTCCGGCCCGGACGTGACGTCCTTCATTCGCTTCGGCAATTCCGTGCTCCGGCGCATCGAGCGTTTCCCCAAGCCGGTCATCGCGGCCATCAACGGCCACGCCCTCGGCGGCGGCTGCGAGATCTCGATGGCCTGCCATATCCGCATCCTCAAGGACACGGCCCGCATGGGGCAGACGGAGTCGAACCTCGGGATCATCCCAGGGTATGGCGGCACCCAGCGCTTCCCGCGGCTCGTCGGCCGGGGCTTGGCGCTCGAGCACCTGATCCTCGGCACCCAGCTCCCCGCCCAGGAGTGCTACCGCATCGGCCTCGTCAACCGCCTGTCCAAGGAAGGGGAGACGCTCAACGACGCCAAGGCGCTGGCGCGGGAGATCGTCAAGCGGCCGCCCATCGCCACGCGGCTCATCATTGAAGCGGTGGATGACGGTATTCAGGCGCCCATCGACCAGGCGCTCGAGATCGAGCTGCGCGCCTTCGAGAAGGTCCTCAA
- the sppA gene encoding signal peptide peptidase SppA, whose translation MRTLAAFAASVVLLQGCSLVNIDLHPRIQPLEEETVEGKGKAKILLMDVSGVLSDETGGLVLGSPPPRVPIVARVREELQKAEKDDNVKALIVRINSPGGTITASDLIYREIDTFKTRRKIPVIAVTMDVAASGGYYAALAADTIVALPTSVTGSIGVIMLTVNAKGLMEKIGVAPLAIKSGEMKDAGSPFRPLTAEERAVFQSVIDQMYGRFVTLIARSRKIPEDRVRTFADGRIYTAEQAKALGLVDEIGYMDDVVKAARKAAGVEEARVIMYQRPKDYRANFYSAAPNPAPGLESSLQQLTALVSGSGPRFLYLWWP comes from the coding sequence ATGCGAACTCTCGCCGCATTCGCCGCATCCGTCGTCCTGCTCCAGGGTTGCTCCCTCGTCAACATCGACCTCCACCCGCGCATCCAACCGCTCGAGGAAGAGACCGTCGAGGGCAAGGGCAAGGCCAAGATCCTCTTGATGGACGTCTCGGGCGTGCTCTCCGACGAGACGGGCGGCCTGGTACTGGGCTCACCGCCGCCGCGCGTCCCGATCGTGGCGCGGGTGCGCGAGGAGCTTCAAAAGGCCGAGAAGGACGACAACGTCAAGGCGCTGATCGTGCGCATCAACAGCCCGGGCGGCACCATCACGGCGTCCGACCTCATCTATCGCGAGATCGACACCTTCAAGACCCGACGCAAGATCCCGGTGATAGCGGTGACGATGGACGTCGCCGCCTCGGGCGGCTACTACGCCGCGCTCGCGGCGGACACCATCGTCGCCCTGCCGACGTCGGTCACGGGCAGCATCGGCGTCATCATGCTCACGGTCAACGCTAAAGGATTGATGGAGAAGATCGGCGTGGCGCCGCTGGCCATCAAGTCGGGCGAGATGAAGGACGCGGGCTCACCCTTCCGGCCCCTCACGGCAGAGGAGCGTGCGGTCTTCCAGTCGGTCATCGACCAGATGTACGGCCGCTTCGTGACCTTGATCGCCCGCTCGCGCAAGATCCCGGAGGACCGCGTCCGGACGTTCGCCGACGGGCGGATCTACACGGCCGAGCAGGCCAAGGCGCTCGGTCTCGTGGACGAGATCGGCTACATGGACGACGTCGTGAAGGCCGCGCGCAAGGCCGCGGGCGTCGAGGAAGCGCGCGTCATCATGTACCAGCGCCCGAAGGACTACCGCGCCAACTTCTACTCGGCCGCGCCCAACCCGGCGCCAGGACTCGAGAGCTCGCTCCAGCAGCTGACGGCGCTGGTCAGCGGCTCAGGCCCCCGCTTCCTCTACCTGTGGTGGCCCTGA
- a CDS encoding TIGR03619 family F420-dependent LLM class oxidoreductase: MAIKYRIGIMPGPWPPGRESGQFLFTLAEFCEKSDIDSIWLSDRLSSPAPVPEVMTSLAAIAARTQKLKFGPSVLVLPYRTPVVAAKEMATIDWLSRGRLFPAVGVGVELPREFDASGVPFKERGRRTDEAIRVMRLLWTQDEVSYQGEFFKLDRVTIFPKPWQSPPPIWIGGKSEAAQKRTARLGDGWIPSFITPEEFRVGVQKVQELAAASSRQVPEDHFGTLINYTVAGSEAEALAMAQPYLPRGRVDETTMRACTAFGPVEVLASRIEEYAKGGGSKFILRPLCPPDRMLAQLALAAEHVIPEYHRR; the protein is encoded by the coding sequence ATGGCGATCAAATACCGCATCGGGATCATGCCGGGCCCCTGGCCACCGGGGCGGGAGAGCGGGCAGTTTCTCTTCACTCTCGCGGAGTTCTGCGAGAAGAGCGACATCGATTCGATCTGGTTGTCTGACCGACTCTCCTCGCCTGCTCCGGTGCCCGAGGTCATGACCTCGCTGGCCGCCATAGCCGCCCGGACCCAAAAGCTCAAGTTCGGCCCGAGCGTGCTCGTCCTGCCCTACCGCACCCCGGTTGTCGCGGCCAAGGAGATGGCCACGATCGACTGGCTGTCGCGCGGGCGCCTCTTCCCTGCGGTCGGGGTCGGTGTCGAGCTGCCGCGCGAGTTCGATGCCTCGGGCGTGCCCTTCAAGGAGCGCGGCCGGAGGACCGACGAGGCGATCCGGGTGATGCGTCTCCTCTGGACGCAGGACGAGGTGTCGTACCAGGGCGAGTTCTTCAAGCTGGACCGCGTCACGATCTTCCCGAAGCCGTGGCAGAGCCCCCCGCCCATCTGGATCGGCGGCAAGAGCGAGGCGGCGCAGAAGCGCACGGCGCGGCTCGGCGACGGGTGGATCCCGTCCTTCATCACGCCCGAGGAGTTCCGCGTGGGCGTCCAGAAGGTGCAGGAGCTCGCCGCGGCTTCGAGCCGGCAGGTCCCCGAGGACCACTTCGGCACCCTCATCAACTACACGGTGGCCGGGAGCGAAGCCGAGGCGCTGGCCATGGCCCAGCCCTATCTCCCGCGCGGTCGCGTGGATGAGACGACCATGCGCGCCTGCACCGCCTTCGGTCCGGTCGAGGTGCTTGCCTCGCGCATCGAGGAGTACGCGAAGGGCGGGGGCTCGAAGTTCATCCTGCGCCCGCTCTGCCCGCCCGACCGTATGCTCGCCCAGCTCGCCCTGGCCGCCGAGCACGTCATCCCCGAGTACCACCGCAGGTAA
- a CDS encoding cytochrome c, with protein sequence MRGGGVRLRNILLAASVAVTAAGCVVGSQRMIGTGDLIFDRQRLGRVQEEQLGEIRSKFKTGNIEGIAANAEVIAITALQIPSLFPEGSLNGKSRAKPEIWQRWSEFEASAKNLTIWSERLRDAAKAKDDRVVADIVKDFGRVGCDSCHILFRRPAGS encoded by the coding sequence ATGAGGGGAGGAGGCGTACGGCTCCGCAACATCCTCCTTGCCGCCTCGGTGGCCGTCACGGCCGCCGGCTGCGTCGTTGGGTCCCAGCGGATGATCGGTACAGGTGACCTGATCTTCGACCGGCAGCGCCTGGGGCGCGTGCAGGAGGAGCAGCTTGGCGAGATCCGGAGCAAGTTCAAGACCGGGAACATCGAGGGCATCGCCGCCAACGCCGAGGTTATCGCGATCACGGCCCTGCAGATCCCGTCGCTATTCCCTGAGGGGTCCCTCAACGGCAAGTCGCGGGCTAAGCCCGAGATCTGGCAGCGCTGGAGCGAGTTCGAGGCCTCGGCCAAGAACCTGACGATCTGGTCGGAACGGCTCCGGGACGCCGCGAAGGCCAAGGACGACAGGGTCGTGGCCGACATCGTCAAGGACTTCGGCCGCGTCGGCTGCGACTCCTGCCACATCCTGTTCCGGCGGCCCGCGGGCTCCTGA